One genomic segment of [Phormidium] sp. ETS-05 includes these proteins:
- a CDS encoding ATP-binding protein yields MVALLKELGEIITRWWSEFTLQTKLMAAATLVVSLLMSGLTFWAVNTIQEDARLNDTRFGRDLGLLLAANVAPLVAENNQTEVARFSHRFYSSTSSIRYMLYADTEGRIFLGIPFSESEVQNSLMLQRRINLPEGFASNCEGEPMVRQHQTPDGEVTDVFVPLSHEGEYLGVLAIGINPNPTMVPSSHLTRDVTIAVFVSIWVMVILGAVFNALTITKPIKELLMGVKNIAAGNFKQRINLPFGGELGEVIHSFNDMAERLEGYEEQNIEELMSEKAKLETLVSTIADGAVLIATDLQAMLVNSTARRIFAWEGKKVVGENVLHHLPSPVTVELTRPLYEIAAGEREGGEFRITLNEPNRRTVRILLSTVVLHKAWGDEPLCHSCNYHFDNTCTVPERPTIKECTLYQDYYKCNIGPHRDSVKGIAMTVQDITREAELNEAKSQFISNVSHELRTPLFNIKSFIETLYEYGEELSLEERQEFLETANRETDRLTRLVNDVLDLSRLESDRVYPVDAVDIAQTVEQTLRTYQLNAKDKGIELFQEIESDLPPLLGHYDLLLQVFANLVGNALKFTESGGKVVIRAYKLNDSVTHAFSHSDLDAAPASPDHPGLVRIEISDTGIGIDPEDQEAIFDRFFRVENRVHTLEGTGLGLSIVKNILSKHNTKIQLVSEVGVGTTFWFDLAVFVPEALPTLAPETLENLTIETVAVPN; encoded by the coding sequence TTGGTGGCACTACTCAAAGAACTGGGAGAAATAATTACTCGCTGGTGGTCGGAGTTTACCCTCCAGACCAAGCTGATGGCCGCTGCCACCCTAGTGGTTTCTTTGCTGATGAGCGGTCTCACCTTCTGGGCAGTCAATACGATTCAGGAAGATGCCCGCCTGAACGATACCCGTTTTGGGCGAGACTTGGGTCTGCTTCTAGCGGCAAATGTGGCGCCGCTGGTGGCGGAAAATAATCAAACGGAAGTAGCTCGCTTTTCCCATCGGTTTTACAGCAGCACCAGCAGCATTCGTTATATGCTCTATGCGGATACCGAGGGCAGAATTTTTCTGGGTATTCCGTTTTCTGAATCGGAGGTGCAAAACTCTCTGATGTTGCAGCGGCGAATTAATTTACCGGAGGGTTTCGCCAGCAACTGCGAAGGGGAACCGATGGTGCGACAGCACCAAACTCCCGATGGGGAAGTTACGGATGTGTTTGTGCCGTTGTCTCACGAGGGTGAGTATTTGGGGGTTTTGGCGATCGGGATTAACCCGAACCCGACGATGGTGCCTTCGTCTCACTTGACCCGGGATGTGACGATCGCCGTGTTTGTGTCGATTTGGGTAATGGTGATTTTGGGGGCTGTATTTAATGCCTTGACCATTACTAAACCGATTAAAGAACTCCTGATGGGGGTGAAAAATATCGCCGCTGGTAATTTCAAGCAGCGAATTAACCTCCCCTTTGGTGGCGAACTTGGGGAGGTGATTCACAGCTTTAATGATATGGCAGAACGCCTGGAAGGTTATGAGGAGCAGAATATTGAGGAGCTGATGTCGGAAAAAGCCAAGCTGGAAACCTTGGTTTCGACGATCGCCGATGGTGCAGTCCTCATCGCCACGGACTTACAGGCAATGTTAGTCAATTCCACGGCTCGGAGGATTTTTGCCTGGGAAGGCAAAAAAGTGGTGGGGGAAAACGTCCTGCACCATTTGCCCTCCCCCGTGACGGTGGAGCTTACCCGTCCCTTGTATGAAATTGCTGCTGGGGAGCGGGAAGGTGGGGAGTTTCGCATCACTTTAAATGAACCCAACCGCCGCACGGTGCGCATTCTCTTGAGTACGGTGGTGCTACATAAAGCCTGGGGTGATGAACCGCTTTGCCATAGCTGTAATTACCATTTTGACAATACCTGCACGGTTCCAGAACGTCCGACTATTAAAGAATGCACTTTGTACCAAGATTATTATAAGTGCAATATCGGTCCGCATCGGGATAGTGTGAAAGGGATTGCGATGACGGTGCAGGATATCACTCGCGAGGCGGAACTGAATGAGGCGAAAAGCCAGTTTATCAGTAATGTTTCTCACGAGCTGAGGACGCCTCTGTTTAATATTAAGTCATTTATTGAAACTCTCTATGAGTATGGGGAGGAGCTGAGTCTGGAGGAGCGCCAAGAGTTTTTGGAAACTGCTAACCGGGAGACCGATCGCCTGACTCGGTTAGTGAATGATGTGCTGGACCTGTCGCGTCTGGAGTCCGATCGGGTCTATCCGGTCGATGCGGTAGATATCGCTCAGACTGTAGAACAAACCCTGCGCACTTATCAGCTCAACGCCAAGGACAAAGGTATCGAACTTTTTCAAGAAATCGAATCCGACTTGCCCCCCTTGCTCGGTCACTACGATTTACTGCTGCAAGTATTTGCCAATTTAGTTGGTAATGCCCTCAAGTTCACTGAATCGGGAGGAAAAGTGGTGATTCGCGCTTACAAACTCAATGATAGCGTTACTCATGCTTTCTCTCACTCGGATTTAGATGCTGCCCCTGCATCCCCAGACCACCCGGGTCTAGTGAGAATTGAGATATCCGATACTGGTATCGGTATCGACCCAGAAGACCAAGAGGCAATTTTTGACCGCTTCTTCCGGGTAGAAAACCGCGTCCATACCCTAGAAGGCACGGGTTTAGGCTTGTCGATCGTGAAAAATATCCTGAGCAAGCATAACACGAAAATTCAGTTAGTGAGCGAGGTGGGTGTAGGCACTACTTTCTGGTTTGATTTGGCGGTGTTTGTGCCAGAAGCGCTGCCTACCTTAGCCCCAGAAACTTTAGAAAACTTAACCATTGAAACTGTAGCCGTACCTAATTAA
- a CDS encoding phasin family protein: MDNNNLMRQLLLIGIGTTSLMADKLREVTDQWVKDGKLNSDQARNFVDDLMQQVKSEQGNVEAHLERQIRNIMQDLGVPRQAEMDELRGRLDRLERQVRELENRLWR; this comes from the coding sequence ATGGATAATAATAACCTGATGAGGCAACTTTTGCTCATTGGCATTGGCACTACGTCTCTGATGGCGGACAAACTGCGTGAGGTGACGGATCAGTGGGTAAAAGATGGGAAACTGAATTCCGACCAGGCGAGAAATTTTGTGGACGATTTGATGCAGCAGGTGAAGTCGGAACAGGGTAATGTGGAGGCGCACTTGGAACGGCAGATCAGAAACATTATGCAGGACCTGGGGGTGCCCCGACAAGCGGAAATGGATGAGTTGCGGGGACGCCTGGACCGGTTGGAGCGTCAAGTTAGGGAATTAGAAAACCGACTTTGGCGTTGA
- a CDS encoding FKBP-type peptidyl-prolyl cis-trans isomerase yields the protein MREILISLGVMLVCCLVLVFSGLTDRSGDAKAASITTQPGAAVNSPLEQPVAQTPKLQKLIDSAQTYSAGSSSNAGAEPATLIASAETNKMDAQNADNTTTTPSGLKYIDLEVGTGASPQKGQTVVVHYTGTLEDGSKFDSSRDRGQPFSFKIGIGQVIKGWDEGVATMRVGGRRQLIIPAELGYGSRGAGGVIPPNATLIFDVELIRIGG from the coding sequence GTGCGAGAAATTTTAATCAGCTTAGGGGTGATGTTGGTTTGCTGTCTGGTTTTGGTCTTCTCTGGACTGACAGACCGATCGGGTGACGCCAAAGCGGCGTCCATTACTACCCAACCAGGAGCAGCAGTCAATTCTCCGCTCGAACAGCCTGTGGCTCAAACTCCCAAGCTGCAAAAACTCATTGACAGTGCCCAAACTTACTCCGCTGGTAGTAGCTCCAATGCTGGAGCTGAACCAGCAACCCTTATCGCTAGCGCAGAAACTAACAAGATGGATGCACAAAACGCAGACAACACTACAACCACCCCCTCGGGATTGAAGTATATAGATTTGGAAGTGGGCACCGGTGCTTCTCCCCAAAAGGGTCAGACGGTTGTAGTTCACTACACCGGCACTCTGGAGGATGGCAGCAAGTTTGACAGCTCACGCGATCGGGGTCAGCCCTTCTCCTTCAAAATCGGTATCGGTCAAGTGATCAAAGGCTGGGATGAAGGCGTTGCCACCATGAGAGTTGGTGGTCGTCGCCAACTGATTATCCCCGCCGAATTAGGTTATGGTTCTCGGGGCGCTGGCGGCGTCATCCCTCCCAATGCCACCCTGATTTTTGACGTGGAATTAATCAGAATTGGCGGCTAG
- a CDS encoding AAA family ATPase, with the protein MICIDARELYQVLELTPPEQNILLVGKHGIGKSEIISHFYRQRRKLPVIPFFLGQMSDPGDLIGLLHKDETTGRSVFLPPYWWPEPDRAVVLFLDELNRARPEILQAVQDLTLNKTLAGKRLPPGSIVIAAVNAGEEYQLTELDPALVSRFNLYEFVPTVEDWLLWAAERDIDSRVLTFIQQHPEYLDGDNPDADAAIATAGLIKTPDRRAWVKVADFVRHHKELEEIHFKLIAGMVGSRASLAFRQSRATQRGLDPEQLLLQYSKHSKQLNDLEIQDFASLNERVLLWLNSGHCPENKADNARKNLLKYLQYLQKAKQQEAIAHFSSLIQDPKFSDAMGFVAESMDLIDFLSEYLEAIQV; encoded by the coding sequence ATGATTTGTATTGATGCCCGCGAACTCTATCAAGTTCTGGAACTGACCCCACCGGAGCAAAATATCCTCCTGGTGGGCAAGCATGGTATTGGCAAATCAGAAATTATTAGCCATTTCTACCGTCAGCGCCGGAAACTGCCCGTCATCCCGTTCTTTTTGGGTCAGATGAGCGACCCGGGGGATTTGATTGGCTTGCTGCATAAAGATGAGACAACGGGCCGTTCGGTTTTTTTACCCCCCTACTGGTGGCCCGAACCCGATCGCGCGGTGGTGCTATTTCTGGACGAGCTTAACCGAGCCCGCCCGGAAATTTTGCAGGCGGTTCAAGACCTCACCCTCAACAAAACCTTAGCCGGTAAACGCCTTCCCCCGGGCAGTATTGTTATTGCGGCGGTGAATGCGGGGGAAGAATATCAACTGACGGAACTAGATCCGGCTCTGGTGTCGCGGTTCAATCTCTATGAGTTTGTACCGACGGTAGAAGATTGGCTGCTCTGGGCTGCGGAGCGCGATATCGATTCGCGGGTGTTAACATTTATTCAACAGCATCCAGAGTATCTTGATGGTGACAATCCTGATGCGGATGCGGCGATCGCCACCGCAGGTCTGATCAAAACCCCCGATCGCCGCGCTTGGGTCAAAGTCGCGGATTTTGTTCGCCACCATAAAGAACTCGAGGAGATTCACTTCAAACTGATTGCCGGTATGGTGGGGAGTCGAGCCAGTCTCGCCTTTCGCCAAAGCCGAGCTACTCAACGGGGTCTCGATCCAGAGCAACTCCTGTTGCAATATTCTAAGCATTCCAAACAGCTTAATGACTTGGAGATTCAAGACTTTGCCAGTTTGAACGAACGGGTCTTGCTCTGGCTCAATAGCGGCCATTGCCCCGAAAATAAAGCGGATAATGCCCGGAAGAATCTGTTAAAATATCTCCAGTATCTCCAGAAAGCCAAACAACAGGAGGCGATCGCCCATTTTTCCTCCCTGATTCAAGACCCCAAATTTAGCGATGCGATGGGCTTTGTTGCTGAATCGATGGATCTGATTGACTTTTTGTCGGAGTATTTGGAGGCGATCCAGGTGTAA
- a CDS encoding Uma2 family endonuclease, with amino-acid sequence MIATLTAPVSFDEFVDWYPENATDKYELHNGAIVKMPLATGEHSTVIGFLIVKLGVQIDRYELPCAIPGDCLLKPIYDDSGYQPDLIVLNKAQLAEEPRWQKESIITKGDSVRLAIEVVSTNWQDDYLRKVGDYELMGIPEYWIVDYLGLGGRRFIGNPKQPTLSVYQLVDGEYQVKLFTGNERIESLAFPELQLSAAEIFAAKSI; translated from the coding sequence ATGATTGCAACTCTAACCGCACCCGTATCGTTCGATGAATTTGTGGACTGGTATCCAGAAAACGCGACCGATAAATACGAACTACACAATGGAGCGATCGTCAAAATGCCTTTAGCAACTGGGGAACATTCTACTGTTATCGGTTTTTTAATCGTAAAACTGGGAGTTCAAATCGATCGTTACGAATTACCTTGTGCAATTCCCGGCGATTGCTTGCTGAAACCCATCTACGACGACTCTGGCTACCAACCCGATCTTATTGTCCTCAATAAAGCGCAACTGGCCGAGGAACCCCGTTGGCAGAAAGAATCGATTATTACCAAGGGAGATTCCGTGCGACTGGCGATAGAGGTTGTCAGTACAAACTGGCAAGATGATTATCTGAGGAAGGTCGGGGACTACGAACTGATGGGTATCCCCGAATACTGGATTGTAGATTATTTGGGTTTAGGGGGTCGGCGGTTTATCGGCAATCCCAAACAACCGACTCTCTCTGTTTACCAACTGGTGGATGGAGAGTATCAGGTAAAGCTGTTTACGGGAAACGAGAGGATTGAGTCTTTGGCTTTCCCGGAATTGCAACTGAGCGCCGCAGAGATTTTTGCTGCCAAAAGTATTTAA